TAAGATAAGATCAGTCATCTGTGAGAAACGCGAAAAAGGGGCCGCTACTCCTTTGCGTGGAAAGGGGTCAGTTGAGGTGTTTTGGGCATCCAGTAAGGATGTCACCAGGGCACCTCCCTAGGGAGGTGTTCTTGGCACATTCAGCTGGAAGAAGACCACGGGGCAGATCAAGGACACGATGGAGAGATAATATCTCCACACTGGCCTGGGAACGCCTCGGGATTCCCCAGTCAGAGTTAACTGAGGTAGCTGGGGAAAGGGAAGTTTGGGGTTCCCTGCTGTAACTGCTACCCTCGCGACCCGACTTTGTATAAGCGGTTGAAGATAGATGGATAAGTTAGATAAGCGAGCCAGATCTTTTGATGTTTTCTTGAATTGTCTCACTTTGCCGCCATCCATGTTAAAGTATAAGAAGCTAGATGGCTAAATACTGCATGTGGCTAAAAACATGGAAGAATTAACATGAGCTAGTTAGCCACAGTAGCTAACAACCATACCACACTACTGAATACTTAACAGCATTTAGCTTATTTAGCTAGCCAGGTAACATTAGCTGTTTTATAATGTCTTATACTAGTAATAATTGAAGCATTCTCATCAGTCTAGTTTACCTGATTAGTTAATGTATGAAAAGataatagaaatattatatatagaatagaaaataaatcgaTTGATTACTTATAtagttttcacacacacacacacacacacacacagacagacatttaaatatacttacttaaatgattattagaaacacctgttcaatttctcattaatgcaattatctaatcaaccaatcacatggcagttgcttcaatgcatttaggggtgtggtcctggtcaagacaatctcctgaactccaaactgaatgtcagaatgggaaagaaaggtgatttaagcagttttgagcgtggcatggttgttggtgccagacgtgccggtctgagtatttcacaatctgctcagttactgggattttcacgcacaaccatttctagggtttacaaagaatggtgtgaaaagggaaaaacatccagtatgcggcaatcctgtgggcgaaaatgctttgttgatgctagaggtcagaggagaatgggtgGACTGATTctagctgatagaagagcaactttgactgaaataaccactcgttacaaccgaggtatgcagcaaagcatttgtgaagccacaacacgcacaaccttgaggcggatgggctccaacagcagaagaccccaccgggtaccactcatctccactacaaataggaaaaagaggctacaatttgcacgagctcaccaaaattggagttgaagactggaaaaatgttgcctggtctgatgagtctcgatttctgttgagacgttcaaatggtaaagtcagaatttggcataaacagaatgagaacatggatccatcatgccttgttaccactgtgcaggctggtggtggtggtgtaatggtgtgggggatgttttcttggcacactttaggccccttagtgccaattgggcaccgtttaaatgccacgggctacctgagcattgtttctgaccatgtccatccctttatgaccaccatgtacccatcctctgatggctacttccagcaggataatgcatcatgtcacaaagcttgaatcattttaaattggtttcttgaacatgacaatgagttcactgtactaaaatgccctgcacagtcaccagatctcaacctgTTAACCTGATCTCAATACCCTGTATAAAATAATACCATGTTCCATCCTTCTTACTGTTCCAGAAACACATGATGTAAAGTGTGAATAGACCCAGGATTGTAAACCAGCAAACAGCAAAGAATTAAGGATAGAGTCGTTTACATTATATGGGgcaatttaaaagttttaaccaCTATGTTGTTGAATAAAATCAGAAGAAACCACTTTAGTTAAACACAGAGTCTGTTTTCAGTCCAGATGAAATCGTTTCCACTGCAGTACTGAGATTAATCTTGTTTTTCAAGAGGTTCAAGAAATATAGACGTACACGCTGTACATAACTACATAAATCCTTGTTGCTATTTGCTTttcagcacatacagtataacgcTATCCACCGCATTACCAATCTAACCCTGCTTCCATTTCTTGGAGGTCACACGCTCATCAAGGTTTTTATCAAAGGCGCAGAAAGGACTTTACGCTGTGAGACGACAAGCTCACTCATGACCCGGATTCTCTCGTCACTGTCCCACACTCTCTGTATGAGCAGCTCCGAGGGGGTCTGGATGCTTCTCCTGAATCTCTGAAGGGGTTTACAGTTCTGCAAGATCATAAGGTTCCGCAAATGTGCCTCCTTGTCTTCATCTCTCCTGAGTGTATCCTGTTCCAGACGCCCCACTAAAGCCATTACCTGACTCTAAGCGAATAGATTGTGTTGGAATGGTCACCTGATCTCAAGCCAATGGCTCACCACTTATGCTGTCAGCACCTGCTTAAGCAGCTGTTGGACATGCTAAACTGTGAAACGCCGCTCTTGTTGCACATAATCAGAATGAAGAAGCTAATGCATTAGCGTCGCCCATCcgattgccaaaaaaaaaaaagcttaaattatCAGATTTTGTTATTTaggccaccacacacacatacctaacTTTTAGTGAAATGGAGACGGTGGTAGAGTCTTTCTTCATCTAATCATGCAAATCTTACTTATTAAACGCCTGACCTCATATCATCACATTACCTCATGCATTATTTTCAGCTCTTTCAGCTCTTTAATACGTGCATTATTTTCAGCCTCTAGCTCTTTAATACCATAGTCACAAAAATTGAAAGTTCTATGAAAAGCAGGGAGCAAATACCTCTGCACAGTATTCTGTAGCTCATGTGTAGCCCAACGTTGCACATATGATAGTCAAAATATCTgtctatatgtgtgtatgtacagtatgagcaaATCTGTATCCTAATCTGCATTATATAcagttagtaaaaaaaaaaaaaaaaaaaacagctctacagaataaatgggcacgaattcacacagaaacactcTGAAATTTTGTGGACGGCCATCAATCAACCTTAATAAGAAACAacctttattatttcttatacttCAAAATCTTAAATATATTCACCGTTTCACAATGTGCAAGTAAAAAAATTCAGCTCAGTATacttttattgaatttttattGCTGGCTTAGTTGCTTGCATGTAACATATTAATAATCTacaagggtgttcaagtcaaagcaggactttaaAAAAgggtgcagaataacaaaacttAGAGAAaactcttttatttctctatataatcccttgctacactaatgcacttatcccagtgttttactagtgcttggctACCATCAAGATCGAAAGTTTAAtttctgaaacgctggccccccaggaactctttATTGCTCCAAACATGCGGAAATTGGCTAGGAGTGAGGCCgggactgtactgtacatgaatgcACCATTCAAATCTTTACTgcggctaaaagtctcatcaccatactgtgcttgataccttcattcaccagaagtTTCATCAcccagtcccagtttgacttgaacgtgtCTAGTAGTTTAGTACACAACCTCAGCACTTATAATACTTTGCATACAGACTATTCATAATACAAAACAGACATGGGTATAAATTGAAATGCATCTTTACAAATGATTCTTTTTAACATATTGTAATTTGTTATAAGTGTTTGTACAGAACTTTTAGATATAGTTTGCATATTGGTGTAAATCAGTAGAGTGTAAACAAGCAAGATGTAAGCATTTTGTGCCTTTTGTTAAGAACCGAAGTTGTTGAGCTGCTTGGAGTCACTGATATTTTTAGGCCGGTCGAAAgggatatacacacacacacacacacacacacacacatacacaaatctgTATCAGCGATGCCTAGCAACTCTGACTGTGTACATTTGTTTATTGTGACAGTACCTATAATCCAGTGACACAGATTAATGGGAGGCAACTGCAAGACTGGCGGGAGCTAAAAGCCAAGCAATGAAGGATACGATTGCAGGAACACTTTACAAACACAGGAGGCCAGGCTATCATTTGGCATGCatgtgaaaattaaaaaaaatgagaagaatCCAGAGTAGAATATTTCCTGTCCAGAAAAATGGCCCTCCCCAAGTGCAGCCGTGATCGAGAGAAGTCGAGCTATTTTTGCCCCGGAATACATTCCTTATACGGCTGATAAACGAATCCTTATGATCCATATTTTTAAACTAGTCCATAACTTGTGAGCCACATCGAAATCATGATGCAGTTCACAAACCAGCTGAATTACAGCATAAAATTTGTGCTCTTCCGCATGATGAACTCATGTTTATTCAGCCCTCGCTAGCAGAATCCCCGTCTCTCGGAAATCTGGCGATGGAGATTTAGTTCACAGCTCTGTTCGGGCTGATGCTCAGCCAAGCCGAAGCAATGTCAGCGGATAGTAAGACGCCTGGCACGGAGTCAGCGCTTGGCACCGGTTCATGCTAAGCCTTTAGCGACCGCCTACACGCGCAGACGGGCATCGAGTGTCTGAGGACACGGTGCAATCAAAATGTCAGATATTTGCAGCAAATAGAGCGGTAACCGATCGggttatatgtttatatgtttacaaGCAACAATATTGGCACGATATATTGTTACGATACACAGGGAACGTGTGCGGCGCTCTGGCTGCGTTAACATCTTAAATGTTTTCATAAACTCCAAACAAACATAGCTGTTCATTACGTCATGTGTAAAAGATTTTAAGAAAAAGGGCATTTTTAAGCTAAAGACACAGTCAGAGTGAGCGCTGTGAAGCTTCTTGGCTTCTGTAGTAACTTGCCTTCAATATGTATTTATCGCCTTTAtactttcaactttttttttaagtttccaaTCAGAAGCTTCACTGGGATTATTTTCACAAGTCACACAAAATGCTGAGTAAATTAGTAATTCTCATAAAATCCCTCGATTTCAGCTGTGCCCAGTCCATTATTGCCTTCTGCACAGAATCTGCTATCTAAAGTGTGGCTCTTTTTTTATCCTCGAGAAACACCCTTGGCCATCTGGATGGTTCGAAAGAAATTTTATAAGATTTtgcaattttaaacattaaaaattgtTCGGATATGGGAATACATCATATCACATAATTGATTAGTGTATTCTGTAACTATTAATGTTTTTGCATAGAAAGGCTGAGACAAATGATGCACCACTGggataatgataataaactcAGCTTGGTTGGGACCATATTTCAGATCAGAGTCGCTTTGCCCCTCCAGGGTCCGttattctccccgtgcttggtgggtttcctgccacagtccaaggacatgcagattagactaattggcgctTCTGAATTGCTCTGTAGTGTGTCAgtaagcatgtgagtgtgtgtactgtatgtgtgtccaTCAGTGGATcggcatcccatccagggtgtacctaagtctcctaggataggctacaggccccgcgcaaccctgtatacaggataaggcagTAAATACTTCAATGTGGTTACTTACAAGTTGGCAAATTTTTACCCCATAATAACTTTCTGTTGCTACATTTACACCATAAACATTCAAACACAACCTCTGTGATCTGAATAACTTGTTTAATATATTATCTACAAAGGGTCTTTTGATTGTCcacaataacagaacacagttatgagagttattaactccctttatttttctatataatcctctgcctAACTAGTGCCACCATCATTGTAGAGTGTGGGTTCTcagcctgcttcacgtctgaaactctggcctcccaggaactcctttaatggcccagacATATGGAAATgtcttgaagcgaggtcaggactgcatgggggatgtggcaaaaactcccagccgagttcctgtaatgtgtaagtggtgttggtgaatgattgtgcgtACAGTTCACAAAGACAGATGTGTTTCTTCCGTGaattggtgacaagttatctgttaattttcaagaatcaggtgatcactcgctgaatgttcaccggaacgactgcagtggggtCTGAGCCACCTCGACCAGGATGCACAGATGAACCCCCCTTATATACATTATGAGCTCTATGGAGGTGTTTGTCTTGGAAACCATTAGCTGAAAAACTGTTACACTAAAATGAGGCaaatttttgactttttttgtcaacaattacttttttaaacattacattactGTAAACCCACAGAATAAATTTGTTCATGTTCAACTTGATAACAGCAGGGTCGGTTTCCAGAACTCAGTAACTCATGTTGTACAAATCTGTGCATTGCTCATTATTCCACAGTATCTCATTATGCTCCTCCacttgttctttgttttttttcccctaagtCTGAGCTTCTGGGTGAACATGTTTTTGTCtgaaacacacagacatacagtccAGCCTCATATGGCATGACAGTCTGGTTGCATCTGCTCTATTTCTTCTATTTCTTCAGGTTTTCTATGTTCTTGGTGAAACctgtttctattttaaaaacatgtctaagatgatgttttttcccctgtttGGCACATTTCGAGCCCAGTGGCGTGGCTTTGTATTGCACGGTGAACAGAAAAgctaagaaaaataataaatgcatgctAATAACGTGTTATAGTTCATAATGGGACAAGAATGCagaatacagtatgtgatgacATAATGCTTGCATATTTGATCGATGTTTCATTAACGTAAACTCTACTATTATTGTATATATGGCTATTACTATTAAAAGGCGAATAACAAGCCATGACTTTTATCCAACCCTAAACTTTCATGCTTAATGGTCTGAATCAGATTTATTTGGAATGGATTGAATACATTGACACGCAGAGAAAGAGTACATCTAATCATGCATGGATGTACGAGACATGGGGTTCTGGGAGAACACCCATAAAAGGTGTAGACATGAGCAGCATGGTCATCCTCCCCAGAGATTTTCGCTAATAAAGGGACTGTATTTATAGAAGGTCTTTTCAATGTGTCCTGTTAATCTGTGACTCTCCAGCTGAACGACCTGGacaccacacactccacacagTGCCAGAGCAACCCTGAACACTACTAAAAGGTACGAATAGCCATTGTGTATTAACAAATGTTTGGGGATTTCAGTGTGTTGCACTAGACCAGGCATGTCGACTTTACTAACCTGCTTGCAATAGCAGGCAACTGTTTCATTTCATGCATACTGATGAACCATTcctaatgattttttaaagagTCCATCTCTTTATAAACAGCGATGTCTACTGAACGATTCGACTGCCATTACTGCAAAGACCAGCTGCTTGGGAAAAAATACATCCTAAAAGAGGACACGCAATACTGCACCAAGTGTTACGAGAACCTCTTCGCTAACTGTTGCGAGAGTTGCTCCTTACCGATCGGGTGCAACAACAAGGTAgggaaaggattttttttttttggggggggtccTAAAACTTTAAGAAACACTTCACTTATGTGTATGCTAGGCTAACTGGACAGACTAGCTTAGCTAATAAGAGTAAAACTAAATTGTAGTTCATAAAGACTTCATAAAGAGTTTAAGACTTTTGTGCGCTGGATGCTACGTGCTAGCCTTACAGAACATATGCGCTACATTTATGGCCAGAGCtaccaacatacagtaaatagaaATGCTGTAGTAACAATATCTTTATACCGTGATGGAATATAAAGATTATAAGATATAAGATTAAAGAATATAAGATTAAGAGCTGAAAGCTAAAGCTGTAAAATTTAACGCTCATTTTTGGCTAAACTCTAATCTTTTGTGTCTACATCCCAGGATCTCTCGTACAAGGACCGCCACTGGCATGAGAACTGTTTCAAGTGTGGCAAATGCGGGCGCGCTTTAGCGGAAAAAGCGTTCGCTGCTAAAGATGACCTTCTGCTCTGCACCGAGTGCTACTCCAACGAGTACTCGGCCAAGTGCACTAATTGCACTAAAACTATCCTGCCAGGTAGGACAGGAAAACGCAGGTTCACAATATTAAATCTAACTCTAAAAGTAGCAAAAATGCAccttgttctttaaaaaatgaaaaaatgaatcgCTGGAATCATTTTAGGGAGTTCCAAGGTGCTTCAAAAGGTTCACACTGCTTCAGTTTGGGCAACATCACCACAAAACGTAGCTGATTATTACACTATACTGTAGCTATAGAGCATGCTCtagttgtttttattaattcctgAATCACTGAAAGTGCCTCATGTGTacagatctacagtataataagcTTTTATCCCAGCATTGCTGGCAAGAATGGGGTCTCATGAGACGGACGCACATTTTGGATCTGAATAAGATAGCAAGTTCTACTGAGTCAGTGGATTTTGAATGTCATTGCTTATtaacaaatgcacaaaaaaaaaaaaactaaccaaaaTAGCACAATAAACCAGATGCTATAAGAACGCGTTCACTCACAATACAGTAATCACTCGTGGCATTGTGGGAAATGACCCGGTACGCACCAACTTTACAGAACAGCACAAAGGATATCGAAATAATCCACAGAgcacaaaaagaacacaaatgcTGCTGATTATAAAAAGCAAGTGTGTCCTGTCGGCTGATAAAAATATCTCTTCTGTTTGTCTTTGCATTAGGCTCGCGGAAAATGGAGTACAAGGGGAACAGCTGGCACGAGACCTGCTTTCTGTGCCAGCGCTGCCAGCAGCCCATAGGAACCAAGTCCTTCATCCCCAAAGATAGCAGCTACTTCTGTGTCGCCTGTTTCGAGAAGCAGTTCGCCTATCAGTGCTGCTCCTGCAAGAAAGTGAGTGACGCGACTTCTACAAGATGATGCATTCATTGGAATTGGATAACAGCGTTTAAAGTGTTATTAGAAGACGTTTTAAGGAGTGCACTTTAGATAGTATTAAGTATTTCTGGACACTATTTTCACACATTCTTCTGTGTGGAAAAAATTACCATGAAATCTTCATTCACAGCTCTGAAAAAGGTTACTCTTTGACGTATTCAATGCATACGATCCATGGGCTTGCCTTTCTAGATATTGCGCAGTATAATGCAGGGCATTCAAAAATCTTCATTAAAGCATTattgcacatacacaaaaatagTAACTACAGGattataaaatacagaaatagaGACCCATTTGGGCAGGGTATATGCTGCCCCAGTGTCACTCTATGTAGGTCTAAACAAGCTGTTAAACTGTAGATTGCAATGATGGGATGTATGGGATTGACTctcaactgtgtttttttttttaatataaactgGTAATCTAAAGCATACAGTAAGCCATGTGGTAGTTCATAACAGTGGTCGTCAAGAGCTGGTACGGCTAATTACATGAGAACATCATTCCATTTTAATGAGTTCATCGTGGTCTTCGACCAACTATCAATTGTGGCTCCTATTCGGCTTGAATGAAAGTTTGCAGCCTCAGCAGCCATTTCTGGATAAGCCCATATACCTCTGGTTTATAGCTTTAGTCATGTGCTTTACTATCAAATCCAAAAACATGACAGAATCCAAgaatggtaaaaaataaaaataaataaaggtcagCATTGCAATgaaaaatggcaataaaaagGTCAAGATGGTGATTCAGTGATGGTGTTCTGGAAGTGGAAGTAATAAGTTTCAAGGTAAATTCTCTCgctgttttattttctaaagGCCATCACTACTGGCGGAGTGACCTACAACGACAAGCCCTGGCATCGtgaatgtttcacttgtattggCTGTAAGAAACAGCTGGCAGGGCAACGCTTCACCTCCAGAGAGAACTACCCCTACTGTCTGGAGTGCTTCAGCAACCTGTATGCTAAGAAATGCGTCGGTTGCACCAAGCCGATAACGAGTAAGTCGTAGTCATAAATATATACTTCTTAAAATAGtatttataagaaaaatatttaagaggggcgttcaagtcaaactgggacttgtgatgaaatttctggtgaatgaaagcGTAAAGGCGatggacatttacagaaaatttTAAGCACAGTGCAGTGAAGAGACTCTTTAAGAAGGCCGTATGTCAGTGAAAGGAAAgcctaaacttaaaaaaaaaaaacgatagataacttgtcaccaacttgcagaagggacacatctgtctgtgtgaactgtacacacaatcattcaccaacaccacttgcacattacaggaactcggctggaagttattgccacatcatcTATagagtcctgatctcgctccgaGCCATTTCCATGTTTGGTcgatttaaggagttcctgggaggccagtgtttcagacgtgaagcaggaagtctgatcatggctccggtgtactgagaaaactttctaccttgatggtgtccaagcgctagtgaaacactaggataagtgcattagtgtagcaggagattatatagagaaataaagggattttttttttacccaaagaACTGTTTcgtattattctgcacaatctaaagtgctgctttgacttgaacaaccctcgtgatatatatttattcttttttcgaGATTACTGtgggaaataaaaaagcaatatttCTTACTTTCCATTATTGCTGTATTTCCTGCTTCCTGTGGTTTTTAGTTTCTAGTCCATGTGAAACTTAGTTCCTGTTTCCTTATTTGTTCCTCCATAATTCTTATACACCTTGTTTTTCTCCCCATTATTCATTTCCCAGGCCTCATGGTTCCTAATTTTTATGTTCTCCCAAGTTGCTTTGTGTTACCTAGATCCTGTGTCTCCTAGCAACATAGATTTCTAGGGCTTATGTTTCGTCACTCTTTCTTGCCAAATTTCTGTTCTGTTCAATACAcagaaaatatcattaaaaaaaaaagatttcttttacaaaattttttttcatgcattagAAAGTAATTGTAAGTCTCCTggataaacaaatacatttgtaTGAATTTTCTGGACAAttggtgtgttttttgtgttttaggttTGGGCGGAGCAAAATATGTCTCTTTCGAGGAGCGTCAGTGGCACAGCGAGTGTTTCACATGCATGCAGTGCTCCGTGTCACTCGTGGGCCGCGGTTTCCTCACGCAGCGTGACGACATTCTGTGCACCGACTGTGGACGTGAGAAGTGATATCATGCACGGGAAAAGAAATCACAGCTTTTGATCAGTTTTCTTCTATTATTCTTAAAACGGCTTTGTCTGCATGTCTTCATTATTGTATCTGGTTGAAAAACCATCCTAAGCCCTGAAGTTTGTGGATGGTATTAACTTTACAGATCAGAAACGA
This genomic stretch from Clarias gariepinus isolate MV-2021 ecotype Netherlands chromosome 13, CGAR_prim_01v2, whole genome shotgun sequence harbors:
- the fhl5 gene encoding four and a half LIM domains protein 5 — encoded protein: MSTERFDCHYCKDQLLGKKYILKEDTQYCTKCYENLFANCCESCSLPIGCNNKDLSYKDRHWHENCFKCGKCGRALAEKAFAAKDDLLLCTECYSNEYSAKCTNCTKTILPGSRKMEYKGNSWHETCFLCQRCQQPIGTKSFIPKDSSYFCVACFEKQFAYQCCSCKKAITTGGVTYNDKPWHRECFTCIGCKKQLAGQRFTSRENYPYCLECFSNLYAKKCVGCTKPITSLGGAKYVSFEERQWHSECFTCMQCSVSLVGRGFLTQRDDILCTDCGREK